The genomic segment ATGGAAATGTCTCCGGCAAACCCCTGCTTGACCAGGGTCGGGATGTTGCCGCTGTGGTCCAGATGGGCGTGGGAAAGGATCATGGCGTCGATCTTGGCGGGATCAAAGGGCAGTTTCTGGTTCCGCTGTTCGCTCTCTTCCCTTCGTCCCTGATGTATCCCGCATTCCAGCAGGAGTTTCTTGCCGCCCACCTCTATCACATACATCGAGCCGGTGACAGTACGGGCCGCCCCGTAAAAAGTGATCTTCATTTTGTTCCCATATCAATTCATAATTCAGAGTTAAGTTATTATACACCGTTATCAAAACTATTTCAACGTTTTTAAATGAGGTCAATGCGCTTGACAGCCATCAATGGTTTTTGATACAATGTAAGCAAGAATTAGTGCCCTTGCGAGACTTACCACGCCTGCGTGCCGAAACAGCTGTAATGTTTGCAATTGGGCGTGCAGGCACGGAAACACTGAACCCGGAAAACACGGAAAACCCTGATTAAATAATTTCAGTGTTTCAGCCGTTCCGTGTTTCAGTGGTAAATGTTAACTTGGATAATTCATAATCAACTACATTATTACACGAGGACAAAATGGAAAACAACCCCCATCCCCAGCAGGTGAACATAGAGATAAACGAAAAAGAGGCCGAGGGCATCTACTCCAACCTGGCTTTCATCTCCCACTCCCCATCGGAATTCGTGCTGGATTTCGCCCGGCTGCTGCCCGGGATCCCCAAGGCCAAGGTCTATGCCAGGATCGTGACCACGCCCCAGCATGTAAAATCATTCATGGGAGCGCTTGAGGAGAACATCAAGAAATACGAGGCCCAGTTCGGGGCCATCAAGACCTTTGCCTCCGAAGGCAAGGAGATCGGCTTCAAGGTCGGGGACAAATCGTAAACCGAAACAAACAGGATTTACATGATTTACCGGATTTCTTAATTCATATACTGCAACTGAAAAACCGCCTGATATTATATCGGGCGGTTTTTCTTATTATGGAGCGGGTGATGGGAATCGAACCCACAATATTCAGCTTGGGAAGCTGACGTTCTACCACTGAACTACACCCGCAACAATAGTGATTTTACAAGATTTGGGGAAATTTGTCAATCCTTTGGCTTTCCGGGGCGGTTACTGTTTCAGTAATTCCTCAATTTCTTTGAGCAAAAGCTGGTCCAGATTATCCCGGTAGCCGATATGGCGATACCGGATGATGCCGGCCTTGTCGACCACAAAAGTTGTGGGGATCCCGGTTATCTGGTAGACCTTGTCAATGCCGTTGCCCATCATCCCTCCCATCAGGACCGGGAAACCATAGCCTTTTTGGCTCCAGAATGAGCTTACTATGTCCTTCTTGTCAATTCCTTCTAAATTCACGGCAAAGAACAGGACCCCTTTGCCCTGGCTGGCCAGAAAGGCCTTGTCCACCAGGGGCAGGCTCAGCTTGCAGGGCTGGCACCAGGTGGCCCAAAAATCAAGCACCACCACCTGGCCCCGGTGGTCCGAAAGCTTGTGCATTGCGCCATCCAGGTCAGGCAGGCTGAACTCCGGAGCCGGCCGGCCGACCACAGATGCGGCCGAGGTTGAATCGGCCTTGATCTCCTCCGCTGTTTTTTTATCCCGGGCCTTGGTCAAAATATCTTCCATGCCCTTTTTGCTCTTATAACGGGCCAGATAAACCGTTTCAAAATCAGTTTTGGCCTTTTGGGGATCCTCCACCTGTCCGGCCAAGGCATCGGCCAGATGGGTGATTGCCGAATCAAGCTGTCTGGTCTGATAATAAGCCAGGCCCAGATGATATTCAATGGTTGGTTCAGAGATGTATTTGAAGGCTTCCTGCAATTGCTCCAAGGCCTTGAAATAATTTCCCTGCTGGTAATACACCCAGCCGTAGGTGTCCAGATAATTGCCGATGGTCTGGGACTTGGTTCTGTCCCAGCGTTCCTGGGTGATGTCCCAGGGTTTGGTTTTGAACTCTTCCTTGGCCAGATCGATAGACCTTTTGGAATAGGTTTCGGCCGAATCCAAGTCTGTCTTGTTCCTGGCCAACTCGTAGGCCAGGTTGTTCAGCAGATTGTGGTCTTTGGGATCGAGCGCTATCGCTGACTTGAAGCCTTCAGCCATCTCCGGCCCCTGGCCCAGCTGGGAATGGTTCTGGGCGATGATGACGTACAGCCCTTTTTGGACGTTCTTGTCCAGCCAGGTTGTGTTTTTCAGGAACCCTTTGGCCAGTTCTATCCTTTTGCCCGGATCGCCTTCGGCCTCCAGCTGCTCGGACATCTTGATCAGCTTGCTCTGGCGGTCAAACCAGATCATCGAAGAGCCGATGACGGCCGCCAGGCTCAGGGCCATCATCAATTTCAACAGGAAAGGAACTTTCTTCATTTTTTCTCCTTACTATCCGCAGACGCCGTCGTGAGCGTTAACCGAACGATTGCGCCGATTTACGCTGAATATTTGACTTAACGCATTGGCCAATTGGTTAGTAACTTGTACATTATGAATAGTAACCTGGAAATAATTTTCGCGCCATTTCGCGTTTTTCGTGGACAATGGTCGTCAGTATCTGTTTTACTTATGCGTTTTGAACTCCTTGGCTGCCCGGATGAACTCCCGGAAAAGCGGGTGGGCCCGCATCGGCCGGGACTTAAACTCTGGATGGAACTGGCAGCCCACAAACCAGGGGTGCCCCTCGGCCTCCATCATCTCCATCAGCATCCCGTCCGGGGATTTGCCGGAGAAGACGATGCCCTTCTCTTCCAGCCGGTCAATGTAGTCGTTATTGACCTCGTAGCGGTGCCGGTGGCGCTCGGAGATCTCCTCCTGGCCGTAGGCCGCAAAGGCCTTGGTCCCGGCCTTTAACCGGCAGGGATAAGCCCCCAGCCTCATGGTCCCGCCCATGTTCTTAACCTGGCGCTGTTCCGGCAAAAAGTCTATCACCGGGTCCTGGCAGTCCTTGACGAACTCGGTGGAATTGGCGTTGCGCAGGCCGCAGAGATTCCTGGTGGCCTCGATCACCGCCACCTGCATCCCCAGACAGATGCCGAAATAGGGAACTTTGTTCTCCCGGGCGTACTTGGCGCAGAGGATCTTGCCCTCTACCCCCCGCTCGCCGAAGCCGGGGCAGACCAGCAGGCCCTGGCAGTCATTCAGCCGGTCCTTGAGATTGCCCTGGTTCAGAGCCTCGGTGTCTATCCAGTCCAGTTTTACCTTGACCTGGTTATGGATGCCGGCGTGGAGCAGGGATTCGATGATGCTTTTGTAGGCGTCGTGCAGGTCCACATACTTGCCGCATATGCCGACGGTGATCTCCCCTTTGGGTTCCTTGAGATTCTTCAGCATGTTCAGCCATTCGCTGATGTCCGGCTTATGGAAGCCAACCCCCAATTTGTGGGCCACGATCTCGTCCAGGCCGTCCTGGTGGAAATGCTGCGGGATCTCGTAGATGCTCTCTACGTCTATGGCCTCGATCACTTCTTCGGCCATCACGTTGCAGAACAGGCCGATCTTCTCCTTGATGTCCTTGTCCAGCGGTTTTTCAGAACGGCAGATGATGATGTCGGGCTGGATGCCGATCTCCCGCAGCTTGTTGACCGAGTGCTGGGTGGGCTTGGTCTTGAGCTCGCCCGAGGCGTGGATGTAAGGCACCAATGTCAAATGAATGTAACAGCAGTTCTCCCGGCCGGCCTCCAGCCGGAACTGGCGGATGGCCTCCAGGAA from the candidate division TA06 bacterium genome contains:
- a CDS encoding DUF3467 domain-containing protein, translating into MENNPHPQQVNIEINEKEAEGIYSNLAFISHSPSEFVLDFARLLPGIPKAKVYARIVTTPQHVKSFMGALEENIKKYEAQFGAIKTFASEGKEIGFKVGDKS
- a CDS encoding redoxin domain-containing protein; this translates as MKKVPFLLKLMMALSLAAVIGSSMIWFDRQSKLIKMSEQLEAEGDPGKRIELAKGFLKNTTWLDKNVQKGLYVIIAQNHSQLGQGPEMAEGFKSAIALDPKDHNLLNNLAYELARNKTDLDSAETYSKRSIDLAKEEFKTKPWDITQERWDRTKSQTIGNYLDTYGWVYYQQGNYFKALEQLQEAFKYISEPTIEYHLGLAYYQTRQLDSAITHLADALAGQVEDPQKAKTDFETVYLARYKSKKGMEDILTKARDKKTAEEIKADSTSAASVVGRPAPEFSLPDLDGAMHKLSDHRGQVVVLDFWATWCQPCKLSLPLVDKAFLASQGKGVLFFAVNLEGIDKKDIVSSFWSQKGYGFPVLMGGMMGNGIDKVYQITGIPTTFVVDKAGIIRYRHIGYRDNLDQLLLKEIEELLKQ
- a CDS encoding CTP synthase; amino-acid sequence: MKRKVKFIFVTGGVVSSLGKGIASASLGYLLKARGLKVNIQKFDPYLNVDPGTMSPFQHGEVFVTDDGAETDLDLGHYERFIDRPLKKENNLTAGQVYETVITKERRGDYLGKTVQVVPHVTNEIKARLLKLADSPDVDVLITEIGGTVGDIEGLPFLEAIRQFRLEAGRENCCYIHLTLVPYIHASGELKTKPTQHSVNKLREIGIQPDIIICRSEKPLDKDIKEKIGLFCNVMAEEVIEAIDVESIYEIPQHFHQDGLDEIVAHKLGVGFHKPDISEWLNMLKNLKEPKGEITVGICGKYVDLHDAYKSIIESLLHAGIHNQVKVKLDWIDTEALNQGNLKDRLNDCQGLLVCPGFGERGVEGKILCAKYARENKVPYFGICLGMQVAVIEATRNLCGLRNANSTEFVKDCQDPVIDFLPEQRQVKNMGGTMRLGAYPCRLKAGTKAFAAYGQEEISERHRHRYEVNNDYIDRLEEKGIVFSGKSPDGMLMEMMEAEGHPWFVGCQFHPEFKSRPMRAHPLFREFIRAAKEFKTHK